Proteins found in one Thermaerobacter subterraneus DSM 13965 genomic segment:
- the aroF gene encoding 3-deoxy-7-phosphoheptulonate synthase, with amino-acid sequence MIVIMHPHATPDDVEQVKERLRQAGLRPYVAQGDERVVIHGHGNPRALDGQQVETLRGVERVVTVSRPYKLASREFRPEPTVVAAGGVPFGGDAIPIIAGPCSVESEAGLLEIAGFLRRAGGAALRGGAFKPRTSPYSFQGLGQEGLRLLALARQVTGLPVVTEVMAPEQVEQVAAYADVLQIGARNMQNFPLLQAVGRTRKPVLLKRGFMATVEEWLLAAEYILAEGNPHVILCERGIRTFETSTRNTLDLNAVAVAKSLTHLPVIVDPSHGTGHREYVIPLARAAVAVGADGLIVEVHPRPDQALSDGNQSLDFAQFQQLVEEVEAVARALGRRLFRHGDEPGRQAARDGTVTGAGREGRAGAGREGRGDGQPGLPRPGEPDVPVGPAAGGAAPSPRRAAAGGGN; translated from the coding sequence GTGATCGTTATCATGCATCCCCACGCCACACCCGACGACGTCGAGCAGGTCAAGGAGCGCCTCCGCCAGGCGGGGCTGCGGCCCTACGTGGCCCAGGGCGACGAGCGGGTGGTGATCCACGGCCACGGCAATCCCCGCGCTCTGGACGGCCAGCAGGTGGAGACCCTGCGGGGGGTGGAGAGGGTGGTCACCGTCAGCCGGCCCTACAAGCTGGCCAGCCGCGAGTTCCGGCCCGAGCCGACGGTGGTGGCGGCGGGCGGCGTGCCCTTCGGCGGCGATGCCATCCCCATCATCGCCGGGCCGTGTTCCGTGGAGAGCGAGGCCGGGCTGCTGGAGATCGCCGGGTTCCTCCGGCGGGCGGGGGGCGCAGCCCTGCGCGGCGGTGCCTTCAAGCCCCGCACCTCCCCCTACAGCTTTCAGGGTCTTGGCCAGGAGGGCCTGCGGCTGCTGGCGCTGGCCCGGCAGGTGACGGGCCTGCCCGTGGTGACCGAGGTGATGGCCCCCGAGCAGGTGGAGCAGGTGGCTGCCTACGCCGACGTCCTTCAGATCGGCGCCCGCAACATGCAGAACTTCCCCTTGCTGCAGGCGGTGGGCCGGACCCGCAAGCCGGTGCTCCTCAAGCGGGGCTTCATGGCCACGGTGGAAGAGTGGCTGCTGGCCGCGGAGTACATCCTGGCCGAGGGCAATCCCCACGTGATCCTCTGCGAGCGCGGCATCCGCACCTTCGAGACGTCGACCCGCAACACCCTGGACCTCAACGCCGTGGCCGTGGCCAAGAGCCTGACCCACCTGCCGGTGATCGTCGATCCCAGCCACGGCACCGGTCACCGGGAGTACGTGATCCCCCTGGCCCGGGCGGCCGTGGCCGTGGGGGCCGACGGGCTGATCGTGGAGGTGCACCCGCGGCCCGACCAGGCCCTGTCCGACGGCAACCAGAGCCTGGACTTCGCCCAGTTCCAGCAGCTGGTGGAAGAGGTCGAAGCCGTGGCCCGGGCCCTCGGCCGCCGGCTGTTCCGCCACGGGGACGAACCCGGCCGGCAGGCGGCCCGTGACGGGACCGTCACCGGGGCAGGCCGGGAAGGACGGGCGGGCGCCGGCCGCGAAGGCCGGGGCGACGGCCAACCCGGCCTTCCCCGCCCCGGCGAGCCGGACGTACCCGTCGGGCCGGCGGCGGGGGGGGCGGCACCCTCCCCGAGGCGGGCCGCCGCCGGTGGGGGCAACTGA